From the genome of Aquila chrysaetos chrysaetos chromosome 8, bAquChr1.4, whole genome shotgun sequence:
TGAAACAAGAGACCAATTTCCCCACatccctccccccagccccccaaaccAATACACCAgtaaatagcaaaagaaaaaaaaaaaacaaaacctacacACATGCTACGCCGTAAAAATGCAGAGTTAACACTATTGGGAAGAAGGCTGTGGGTTGCTGAGATGGTCTTTGAAGAATAAGCAGTATCCATCTGCactccctttccccagcccaCCCTCACCAGTGATAGTCCTTCATGGAAGGGGCTTTGCTTCCTCTCCCACAAGCTGCAAAATAGACAGCCTCGAAACAAACACCCCAATTTCCCCCCCAACTCTCCCAGTAgccccctgcccttccctcccccccccccaaattgaGCCGGGCTGGTTTGAATCTGTACACAGCATGAAGCTGCATAAAGCAGTTGAGCAGCTGCAGGGCACAGAAACCATACTGGTCTCTTCAAAGGGCATCTTCTCCAGCCATCTCTACGCTCCCAACCGAGCAGAGCTGCGTTCTCTCCCTCTTGCTCAAACCCACAGTTCAGATCTTTATACAAAGGCTGGCCAGAGCGGGTGCCAGGGGTTAGTTCTTGTCCTCTTTCTTGTCATCATCCTCTGAGGGGTAGGAATGCCATGTCAACCTCTCCTCATAGAACGAGATGACCACCTGGGGGCACTTGATGTTGGCTTCCTTGGCGGGGACCAGGTCGGCCTCGTCGGAGTTCTTCCTACAGGCCAGAGCAGAGGTGCAAGTTAGGGGGCTGCGGAggggaggcagaagaagtgGAGACCGGAGAAAAATCAAGAAGCAGCAGATAAATGGAGTCCCCGAGGCGCTTGGGGGATCCAAGCGACCCCTTCCCGAGTGgctctggagcagggagaagcagcacatgAGCCCAGGAAAAAATCAGGCATGAGTTCAGCTCTGTGTTGTcggggatggggagagaagcCAAATCaaagctgcagccctgcccccAGCCACTCCGTACTTCTGAAACGGTGCAAAAGCAAATGGCTCTCACACCTATGCCTGACTGGTTTGGCTCCCACCTGCGCCAGCGACAAGCCCTGTGTCACTACAGCCGAAGGGGACGCGGTCATCGTCACGGCTCTCCTCTGGGTGCAGCCTTCCGAAACTGCAGCCCACGCCATGACACCAtgcccctctctctccccaagCTCGCGCCTGCTGCGGGGGGACATCTTAAGAGCCACACAATCCCAAGGGCCCTACCTGCTCGTTTCACATCCACGTTAGCCTCAGCGCAGAGGGTCACCTCAGGCAGCAGCGCCATCGCGAGAGATTTCATGCCAGGTAGCAGGGACTCCCCAGGCGCAGGTCCTTCCCTCTCTGGCACAGAATAAGTGAAGAAGTGACAGACACAAAGACACACTCACCACTTCATCAGGAACATGAGCTCCCCGCTGGAATCCGTGGCACCAATGATTCGCTCTGGCTCAAATCCTCGGGCAAAGCCTCGTGGTTTCTCCGACTGGAAAGAGACAAGTTTCCGCTTGTAGCATCACCAGGGTGACAGCCACAGCCCTGTTTCTTGTCACCAGGACACACTGGTGGCTGTTCAGAAAGGCTCTGCGTATCAGGTGCTCAAGCTATAATGACGAAGGCCAGCGGGGAACTAAGAAGACCACTCAGGTGTAAATCCACTGCATGGAGGTGACCTCCTGCCTGGCAGCACGGCAGAATGCCCTGCAGGCAATCTGATTTCCAAGGCCATGCTGGTCAAACTCTTGTGCTGGCCAAgattcagcagctcctgggatGAAAACCAGACTGCAGAGCCTTTAACTGTCCCTTTTCACAAGCAGCTGTTGAGCACTCTGAGCAGGAGGCTCTCCGCTCCACCTTGTTCCCCCTCCTCAAGGGGCAACAGGCAACTCCTGCCTCCTGTTTCACCCCTTCTGCGGCTCTTCAGAAGAAGCCGGGGCTCTGTACCCTTTTGGTTCAAGAACTGGCCTTTCGATTTAGTGCTAGTACTGGCTCAGCATTCACCAAGAGGCCTAGCTTAGACAACAGCTCACGCCTCCTTCCAAAAGCtacagcttttcaaaagcacttcagCTGTGTCTTGCTGAAGTGCAATAGTTTCCCTTCCATGCAGCAGAACAGTTTGACTGAGGTTTTGGAAAAATGGCTGCTCTAGCTACTAGAAACCATGCCAAAAGCAGGGGTAGGGAGGTGAGCACAGAAACCCCACCCTGCCtcacctcttccttcttcttctttggTTTGCTCTCCTCCCCTTTGTCCTCCGTGTCAGACTCTGCTTTGCGCTTGCTTCCCTCAGATTTCTCGCTCTCATGTGCAGTTTTCTGGGACTGAAGGAACTCTGCAATGAGGTCTGGGCAGTCAAGGTTCTCTTCTGGCTCCCATGTGTTATCTTCACTGCAATCAAAGACAACAGCTTAGTTTTACATAGGGGCAGCTTGCTGCAGCTTTCCCTCCCAAGAAAAGTCCTGACACCAGGTCATGCGGAGATGCTGAGAGAAGCAGCCGGCTGGATGCAGGTGTCCTTGCCCCATGAAGCAGGACCCTGCCCTGATCCAGGCAGGGATGCAAGAGGGCAGGGCAGTTATTTGCCTTCTTGGGACAGAAATGCAATTCATTTTATCTGGCTGCTTGTTTCACACCAGGTTTAAGTGGGGGAAGCCCCACCAGGGCACTACACAGCCTGTTTGCAACACAGAAACGGACTTTCTCACCTAGGCTGTGCTCCCGTCGCCCTGATTAGAGCTCGAGGCATTTAGCAGTGCCGTTTTTATCATTACGGCTGTCCTTGGCCTGTTAGctccattttagagacaaggaGAGACGCAGGGAGACTGAGCTACCTGCCCGGAGGCTTTGGGAGCCAAAGGCAGAAGAGATGCTCGTGCTGGAgcagcccagcacccaccccgcagcagcaggcagggaggcacTTACTCCGAGAAGCCTTTCCACTTCAGCAGGTATTCCACTTTGCCTTTTACCACTCGCCGATCCAGGACCTTCTCCACCACatactcctcctcctcttcctctaaGACCTCTTCCACtttcttcttgttctgtttttttcccattgtgcTGGCCAGTTTTTCAGCTTACGGGCGACGCTGctaaaagaggagagagaaccACAGGTTTGTGTCAAGGTCAGGTTTGCCAAACTTACTGGATACACACAGGCAAAGCACAGTGCAGGAATGCTGCTTTGGAGAAAATAGGCACATCCAAAGTAGGTAACACACAAGGAGATGGGCCAGGATGGTCCTGCCAGTTGAAAAGGCAAACAGGAGTctccagcaggagctgctgcatttACACAACGCCTTTTTGACACACAGCTTTGGCCTTTTTGTCTCCCCAGCACCTTATATATTTCACCAGTTCCATCAAGACTCTGCCTGATTCCACCCATGCTTTGTCCCTGCTTTCAGCACACCATGTCTTGACCTCGTTGCTCCCATGTGTTGCCCACCGACCTCCAGAAATGAAGCTGCATCCTATGTCAGCTGCTCCACACCTTGTCATTCCTCTGCCGAGTCCCGCATGTCCCCCCCCGAATCtgttctctccccttccctcatCTTGCTGGCCTGCCCTTCAGCTAAGTTCAACCCTGCCCTGAGCTGCAGAAAGCACTTGCGGAGCTgtacagcagcaggagggagactGCACACTGCTGATATTAACTGAAAGTTAATAAATAGTTAATCCAAGTTAAATACAAGTCACAGTCCCTGATACCAAGCTCCCCATGTTCATTTCCTTGCTGGTTCATGGATGTGCACTCTGGGATATTTATCTAACTCACCAAcccagaaaatgcttttttttctccttatcttCCAGAGCTGTTCAGACAGTCAAAAATTCCTGCATAGTATCCAGTCCTTGCTGGGAAGTGGCAGAAGTGATGCAGAGCTAGGAGAACTCTCTGGCCCAACACAGCCCAAGGCTACCAGCCGTAAATGCCGCAGCACACAGGTAACGTGTGACGGGCAGCCGTCGGCGTAGCGCTCTGCTTTCCGCTCGCGGAGGGGGGGACTGCAGAGGAGAGGCAGCCCTGCCAACACGCCGGGCGCTTCCCCCAGGCTGAAACGAAACACCTCAGAGAGCCAAAAACCACAGAGAGGCCCCGCTTCCCTGCTGAAACCCAGCTCGGACCAGTAAGAACACCACAGCCCGGCAGACCCAGGGTCAGCCTCTTCGcgctgctgctggggatggCCGTGCGCCTCGTCCCTGCCCTGTGTCCCTGCTGTTGGGCAGGTGGTTCTGCTAAAAACACGCCTGGTCCTTGCAAATGCTCTCCAGCCACTTCGTGGCTGCTACCAGTTACACCGACAGgtcccagccccgcagccaAGATCCTGAGCCACCACACAGCCCTGCAAGGGAAGGCACCAACGAAGCATCTGCTCGTGTGAGAAGGTGACACtggaagggttttttctttaggtTCAAGGAAAATACAGAGCCCTCTAGTACCTTGACCGCATCACCAGCCTCTGCTCCAAAGAAGTCTGCGCAGCCAGCCGAGCACGCTGAACAAGTTGCACTGATTTAGATTGACCAAAGGGTCAAGAGGTTCCAAATCTCCCCATCTGTTATCTCCGATAAGCAGCTACGCCATCACGGAGAGCCACTGGCAAAGCTGGCAACGAGACCCAGACTGCCTGAAACCAACTCTGTACCTCAGCCTCCCAAAACCCCACCCTGCTGAACAGCTGCCCAGGGAGCTTTCACAGCCTAAGCGCTGAGGAACATGACTTCTCTTTTATTCcagtaaaatacatattttctgcCAAGCAAAATGACTGGTGAGCAGGTCAAACATTACCTGCCTGGAAACTTCCGTCTTGCCACTCAGGTTACCATGAATCTTCTAGAATAAATTTCAGCTGGCAAAATCTATGCAAACTGGGGCTGGTTTATatggcaaaacaaaaatcctgcaGATTTACACTGGCTGAAGGCGATGTCAGAGTTCAGCAACAGTCTCAGCTCTCGGGGTACAGCTGGATGAGCTCCCTTGTGCACAAGATGCTGCTGAGCTGAGTGATCAGCTGCCATTAGAGTATCCTTCAAAGGGGAAGTCTTAAAAACAGGCCCCACAAAGCTCAGAAGACGTACTGCCAGTTCAGACAAGCAGAAGCCACAGCAGAGAGgatgggagggagcacagccgAGCCAGCACCCTCCAGACCACCCCGTCTCTGCTGCTATCTCCAGACAGGGCTCGAGGGTAGCCGAGGAGAGCGGAAGAGCACAGAGGGAGAAAGCAGCAATTCTCTGCTTGGCAGGCACTGGACCAATGTGTTTGTACTTTGGACCCCGCTACTGTACTGCTGCTTTCAACCTGATCTTGGTGTACGAGCTGTGCCAGCGCCTGGGCTCTTGCCTCAGCAGGGTGATCAGCCTCCGACCGTGCTTGCTGCCAGACAGACATCTTCCCTTTACACCCCAGCCCTGCATGCACCAGCCACAAGGCGACCACAGCCTCCTCACTTGATGGCAATGTTGGGGTAGAAGGAGGAATGGACACCTTCCCCCTGCCACGGCAcccagagctggggctgctcaTGAACCAAGCAGAGGACCGGCAAGAAAGGCCCGGCCAAAGTGTTTGCTAGCATCTAGGGGTGCTTGGTGGTCACTGAGCAAGTTGGGAAGTCCCAGAGCCCGGGCTCTGCATCGCaagccttttcctccttctgcttGTGTTCAGCACTAGGTATGTCCCCTGCCTTTCTTTTAACTGGCAGTCTCAGAAGAGGGCTCGGCACCTgaacaggctgcagagcagacagGGACAAGGGAAAAGCTTGTTCTGCTACTGc
Proteins encoded in this window:
- the CBX1 gene encoding chromobox protein homolog 1, translated to MGKKQNKKKVEEVLEEEEEEYVVEKVLDRRVVKGKVEYLLKWKGFSDEDNTWEPEENLDCPDLIAEFLQSQKTAHESEKSEGSKRKAESDTEDKGEESKPKKKKEESEKPRGFARGFEPERIIGATDSSGELMFLMKWKNSDEADLVPAKEANIKCPQVVISFYEERLTWHSYPSEDDDKKEDKN